In Desulfovibrio inopinatus DSM 10711, the following are encoded in one genomic region:
- a CDS encoding response regulator has product MKRILVVDDSPEIRDAISSFLEIDYDIQIAQDGFEAVSNVTENPVDLVLLDIKMPGIDGFETMRRMHGIRPGLPVIFITAHKDLAQFHSAFFEGAEDFVVKPFDLYDLEERIKRTFHFRDTADIIFPNDMAMSMARCFARAVSFKDEYTGCHSERVAIYAMVIGRELGFSGHDIHSLLLESLVHDVGKLGIRDAVLLKPGKLDGPGEWDHMKSHAEKTYQILAEITIPGWEEVAFNASSHHERFGGGGYPRGLVGEDIPLRARILALADIWDAVNSKRTYKEAFTLTRSLEIMNSLRGKTLDPHLVDVFFAAREKGAFDPAFLATVQEKEKMTGMKREYLL; this is encoded by the coding sequence ATGAAACGCATTCTTGTTGTGGATGATTCACCAGAAATACGAGACGCTATTTCCAGTTTTCTGGAAATAGATTACGATATCCAGATTGCTCAAGATGGCTTTGAAGCGGTGTCAAATGTGACGGAAAACCCTGTGGATCTTGTATTGCTCGATATCAAGATGCCAGGGATAGACGGCTTTGAGACAATGCGCCGAATGCATGGCATACGTCCTGGGTTGCCGGTTATTTTTATTACCGCACATAAAGATCTCGCACAATTCCACAGTGCTTTTTTTGAAGGCGCAGAAGACTTTGTTGTCAAGCCATTCGATTTATATGACCTTGAAGAACGAATAAAACGAACCTTCCACTTTCGCGACACCGCAGACATTATTTTCCCAAACGACATGGCCATGTCCATGGCGCGCTGTTTCGCCAGAGCCGTTTCCTTCAAAGATGAATACACAGGATGCCATAGTGAACGCGTTGCAATATATGCTATGGTTATAGGACGAGAACTCGGCTTTTCCGGTCACGATATTCACTCGCTTCTGCTCGAAAGCCTCGTCCATGATGTAGGTAAACTGGGTATCCGTGACGCTGTTCTCCTGAAACCCGGCAAACTCGATGGTCCAGGCGAATGGGATCACATGAAAAGCCACGCAGAAAAAACCTATCAGATCCTTGCAGAGATCACGATACCAGGATGGGAGGAAGTAGCATTCAACGCATCTTCACATCATGAACGATTCGGAGGCGGAGGGTATCCTCGCGGACTGGTTGGAGAGGACATCCCGCTTAGAGCCCGCATTTTGGCTTTGGCGGACATTTGGGATGCCGTCAATAGCAAACGGACCTACAAGGAGGCGTTTACACTGACGCGGAGTTTGGAAATCATGAACTCTTTACGTGGAAAGACATTGGATCCCCACCTTGTCGACGTTTTTTTCGCGGCTCGTGAGAAAGGCGCTTTTGATCCAGCATTTCTGGCAACCGTTCAAGAAAAAGAAAAAATGACCGGCATGAAGCGGGAGTACCTATTGTGA
- the zwf gene encoding glucose-6-phosphate dehydrogenase, which produces MILNNGPACLEQDRPSPCTLVIFGASGDLTSRKLIPSLANLFRVGRLPDSFAIIGAARSEMNNESFRDVMRKALQDTGLLAGIAWKDFARRLFYYRLDYKQPDDYANLKASIESIEQDLNLPGNRMFYLAIPPGLYQPVARNLGAVGLANSPSDDVWCRIVVEKPFGRDLKSSQELDAALHEYFDENQIFRIDHYLAKETIQNLLLFRFANAIFEPVWNLHYIDYVSITAAERLGVEYRAGYYDESGVLRDMFQNHMMQLLAMATIEPPSKFQSDRVRDEKAKVYRSLRPFDLKNQFEDLVLGQYESGVVEGKRVVGYREESGVTHNSLTPTFAMLRAYIDNWRWQGVPFYITSGKRMPKKVTRIVVQFKQVPHSIFRDILGPDFIAANRLVMETYPNESIRMSFQVKQPDTRLCLRTSSMHFNFNEGVSGPILDAYEKVLIDSMIGDHMLFWRQDSVELCWEFLTPILEMCDECSELEKHIRFYPSGSWGPEETARIYSGYIDDVSR; this is translated from the coding sequence GGTCGTCTTCCCGATAGTTTTGCCATTATCGGTGCTGCGCGATCAGAAATGAACAATGAGAGCTTTCGCGACGTCATGCGCAAAGCGCTTCAAGACACAGGTCTTTTAGCGGGCATTGCCTGGAAAGACTTTGCCCGACGTCTCTTTTATTACCGTCTGGATTATAAGCAACCTGACGATTACGCCAATCTCAAAGCGTCTATTGAATCCATTGAACAGGACTTGAATTTACCCGGCAATCGTATGTTTTACCTGGCTATACCTCCAGGACTCTACCAACCCGTCGCCCGAAACCTTGGTGCTGTAGGATTGGCAAATAGCCCTTCTGACGATGTTTGGTGTCGGATAGTTGTAGAAAAGCCGTTCGGCCGTGACTTGAAGTCATCTCAGGAACTTGATGCGGCACTGCATGAGTACTTTGACGAGAACCAAATTTTCCGTATCGATCATTACCTTGCCAAAGAAACCATACAGAACTTGTTACTGTTCCGGTTTGCCAACGCCATCTTCGAACCGGTTTGGAATCTGCATTATATTGATTACGTCAGTATCACAGCTGCAGAACGGCTTGGAGTGGAGTATCGTGCAGGATACTACGATGAGTCCGGCGTATTACGCGACATGTTTCAAAATCATATGATGCAACTTCTGGCTATGGCGACCATAGAGCCACCCTCTAAGTTCCAATCTGACCGGGTTCGCGATGAAAAAGCGAAGGTTTACCGCAGCTTGCGCCCCTTCGACCTTAAAAATCAATTTGAAGATCTCGTTCTCGGACAGTATGAGAGCGGTGTTGTCGAAGGAAAACGCGTTGTCGGATACCGTGAAGAATCTGGCGTCACACACAACTCACTCACACCGACATTTGCCATGTTGCGTGCATATATTGATAATTGGCGATGGCAAGGTGTTCCCTTCTATATCACGTCGGGAAAACGCATGCCCAAAAAAGTGACGCGTATCGTGGTGCAATTCAAACAGGTTCCTCATTCCATTTTTCGCGATATTCTTGGTCCTGACTTCATTGCAGCTAACCGCCTCGTTATGGAAACCTACCCGAATGAATCCATCCGAATGTCGTTCCAAGTCAAACAACCGGATACCCGTTTGTGCTTGCGAACATCGTCAATGCACTTCAATTTCAATGAAGGAGTCTCCGGCCCCATACTTGATGCGTATGAGAAGGTACTCATTGATAGCATGATCGGTGATCACATGCTGTTCTGGAGACAGGATAGCGTGGAACTTTGTTGGGAATTCCTCACTCCGATCCTGGAAATGTGTGACGAATGCTCAGAATTGGAAAAGCATATTCGATTCTATCCCTCCGGTTCTTGGGGACCGGAAGAAACAGCCCGGATTTATAGCGGGTACATTGATGACGTGTCACGATAG